Sequence from the Pecten maximus chromosome 8, xPecMax1.1, whole genome shotgun sequence genome:
ACCTACTATTTAAGGTTGATGTATATTTTCCCATAGTGTAATAGTCACAAGTATTCGCTGTACTTTTTCAATCATGAGTTGTTCCCCTTCAACACgctgtttatatatgtatattgtttaacaaTGAGCATAACAAGGTTATATATGTCATAGTGTTTACCTTGTTTTCCAAACAGTATTTGCTTTTTTGACAGATTTGAATGTATAGATAGGTTTTTTCAATGATCAAATTTTCAAGTAATATCCACAGCCTCTCAATGTGTCAACGatcataaaacatgtaaaagtgTTTAAACTTCTTTACAAAAGGTACAAGTAGaatcatcatatatatttatcttagtAAGGTAGTAATTTGTTGCCGATATTCTATATCTAAGCCTGTACTGGAGCCATATCGACGATACACCATTTGTTACTTTAAACACTTTTAtctgattttgttttagttCAATTTCACTAGTTTCTAATATATTGGACCATTttcaatgtactttgtattAAACTTGAGTCTAGAAATAAAAATGTCGTACACATCTCTACAACCTTTCTTGTTTTTAAACTCGGGCCATATATTTGTAAGAGCTTGTCTCAGCCCGTAATAGAGTTGAGGTGTGGAAAAATGATATCTTCTGCAAAAATCCTCATAAGTATACAAGcacttatttaatttttttcattttacaaatCAAGTCTGGCATATTTCTTACTCCAAAccaagtttgataaaaaaaatctaggAGAAAATATATAATCTGGATTGAAAGTCATAGAAAAGCTAGATGTAACCTTTGCTGAGTACTAACGTACAactaacagtgatatataaaattAGTAAATTGCCGTCCAATATTTCAACTAAATTCTGATTATAAAATCATAACAAAAGTTCTTTCAGCTGAAACCAAACCATTTCTTCCAAAATTTATTCACAGTGATTACAAAGGATTTACGAAGGGACCCTAGGGACATTGAAAATACAATACTGTACCATTATTATCTAATGTTATTGCATGTACAGGGCAAGCGACTAAGGGTGGGTCAGTTATATTCCTAGACCAGCAAAAGGCATTCGACATAGGTTATCGGAGATGGTAAGAAAAGTGTTTAGATTAATTTGGCTGTGGCACAAACATGATTGGGTGGATTTAAATGATATAGGAATATTCTAAAAGTTGCATTTTAACAAATGGTcatctttcaaaatacttcagTTTAGGTCAGTAAAAGAGGAGGGAGGCGGAATAGCATGGATCttatacatcatacattgtatatacaaagGCCTTAGCATGAAATGATGAGGACATTAAATGCATTGACTAATCCAGAGTCAACAACACACAAATTCATATCAAAATCCAAAAATATCACAAACTTAAAGAAATTCAGGTTTTcttataaaacaatgtttcacaccttctgattggttaatccaCGTGATAACAAATACGTGGCATAGTGACCAGTGGTGCAGCAAACACAAATTTCGCATTATTAATCATATTTCTCAAACTCCATACTTCACTTAAGATTTGGATTTTACATCTAAATACAACCAAACATCCTCCACCTGATAGTACAGAAGCAccctgtatacatatacattataaacatgtgttaatattgaaaaaaaaacatcaattagaTTTCGCATGATCACTTATTATCAAAactaataaaaatatgttattttcacTCTTTGATGACGAGGAATTTcgagaaatgaaaataaaaacacacataAGTCTTTTTAGTGATCTGAAACCTTTTTTTACTAGAAAGTTTCCTTTAAGTGGCGCTGGAAAtgaacatttgttttgtttcgtgAAAGAGGAGTTATACCCAAAAAAATCCTATATGGCTATTATGAACAAATGCTGTCAAAACTGAGGTGCTGTTTATGCCACAGACAAAGGCTTGTGTTCAACAATGGGAATGGCTATATTGTAGCGcggcaaattaaaaaaaaacaacatattttttaaCTCTGAGTCACAAATTCTGTTCAGCTCTACAGGCCAAACACGACATACTGCTTTTCTAAATAATATTATACGCGGCAGACGAATAAACAGTGTAAAAAGGTATATGAGTATTTTACTTCAATACTTCTTAAGGTTTCTTTTTTAAAAGCATTATTCTAAAAAGTCCAAAGTGTGGCAAGTTGACAAGTGTCGTTTATccatattatattatgttacaAAACTTTAATTTAACTTTCTATATTTGGACCCAAATGTGATAACCATTTTGATAAGCCAAAATagagaaagtgaaatattgattgattgatcgGTTGTTATTATATGTACAACATTAATAACTGTTCTTGTAGCAATTGCATATACTGATGCTTTGTAACAAATGTGTGTAACATTTTCATTGACAAAATTGCCATGCTTTTCTATCAATGTGACATAAGCCTTGTAACATTGAACTGAAAGCTTATCACCGTCTGGTTCAGCTTCAAAACATTGGTGTTTGGCATGGCCAAGTGTCTTCTGATCACATGATCCACCTAAGTGGTATTAAATTTAGCCATTGTGAAAAAGTGTCTAAGATATGCTTAGGGTATACAGGTGTTGGGAAAACCACACTGTAGTACTGTAGTAGCTTGACTTTTCCACCcctacacactgtatatagcgCATCCTCCCTGTCTACACCGACAGCATATACCTCGTAGATATCTGTGTGTAAGACCCTGAGGAACTCGCCATGCCCACTGAGGAGTAGGACACGGTTGTTATTATAGTCCCCTATGATAATGTTACCTGCATTGTCAACACCACATCCCGGGGCTCAAATGGTTTATCTCCCGACTGTGATGTTGGTTGATAAGTATCAGGGACTTCACCATCATATACAAACAGTTCCTTGAAATGTGTGTCCATGACAACAAGCATGTGTTGATTTCCGTCACAACAAACACTTTCATCGTTCAAGACAATCATTGCAAGGTTGTGGGTTAGCCGACACTCTGACACTCTGTATGGTAAACTAACTAATGGCTCGCCAGCCGCTGTAGCCGAGGTTGTAGGTAACAATTCACCTTTCGTGGTGAATTTTGAGATTTGTCCGGCCATCCCCACAATAACATGGTTACTGGCTGTAATACAGATACACTCTGGTTTCTCATAGGTACTGAATCTGTGTTCCAGCCGTCCTGACACGAGCTCTGAGATATTGTGTTCCCAGTCGCAGGCCCACAGCGTGTTGGTTATGGGTGACAGACTGATGTCCCAGATCCTAGTATCGTGTTTGACCTCCTGTATTGTATTCCCTTCCCTGTCAAAGAGAGTTAGTGAATCACGGTAGTTGTCACATGTCCACAATTGGTCATCCATATTTGGGCATGCAGATGAAATTTGACATCGAGACGTCCACTCCCGAAACTGTTTCGTCTTTGTCAAAAGGGTGTATATAGGACCAAATTCTTCCTTTCTTTTCTTTGATCGTTGTTGAACAGGCGGCGTCTGAAACTTCTGCGAAGGCTGCTGTGATGTAGTAGACAGTCGTTCTCCAGATGACCCAACTAACCGATCATTCCCATGTGGCACTCGACCCTGACTCTGAGCCGAGATGGTGACTTCTCCTAAGGCCTTTTTCAGGCATTCTCCGGGAGTTCTGTTCGGTGTGAATGTAGCCATACCAAGGGTAGGTTGTAGGGGAATATTGACAGGGTAATGGATATCATATCCAACGTTAAAGTGAGAACCACGCTGAAGTGCTTTCTTACATTCCTGTACTTTTTGTTCAAGATCTGTCCTGTACGTTTCCAGGTCCCGTTTGTAGGTTTGTAGTAACTTGGCATTGTCCTCCTCCATTTGTTTATAGAGAGACAAAGTCTGGGTCGACAGCAGGTCAAGTTCCtcttttaatttgttattcTGGGTCTTTACCTTTTGTGACAACTTGTCAAATATACTAACGTTTTCCTTTAAATGGTCATCGGTTGAGGCAATATATTGGTTTATTTGTACTAGGTCAACATTCTCTGTTTTGTCTATAAAGTCTTGTATATCTTGTTTCTTCTGAGAAGCCAGTTCATCAAGCAAACACAATGTATGGTGTTTATGTGATATTTCTGAGCATTTAATGCAAATAAGTTCCTTGCATTATGTACAGTAAAGTTCTATTTGTTTCCCTTTATGGTAGAAACAAAAGGTTCGATCTGTCATGCGGGCAGGAATTGAAACTTTTTTGTCTGTCAGAGCCTCGGTTTCATTTCCATCTGAAATCAGTTAAAAGATGAAAATATGTCTTATTGGCATTCGATACTGAAAACAATGAGTTTGGTAAAGAAGTAAACTGGAATTATCAGGAACGTTTTAAACGCTTATAACTTCATTTCGATCTCAATGAAAACTTTCATAGTGTACAGTTAATTATTAAAGTCTTATTAACAGTACACCATTGTTAGAATTCAGAAAATGATAAGTATATCGGACGGCTGTGGACCAAAGGAGTAATATAAACGGTAATTATCCATATAACACTGGATCCTTGTAAAGATTTGTCCGCCGGATACGAATTATTTAAAAAGTTGATATGGGGCAAAAAAGTAATTCTTATAGTGtgaataatgtaaaatgtcaaattgtcgaggcaatccgcccctgCACCAAGACACAAAAACACATGATACaaacagtactagaaaatacaataGCATACAGTAATAGTAGTAGTTTTGGTAGAGCAGTTGAAATAACAACCATGAACCCTTTAGCTGGCTCGGGCCGAAGGTGGTGGCTAGCTTGACATGTACAAAGTTATGTACCATGATGGAACGCTATGTGACCAACGGCCAAGGCATTTGAAAATATCCAGCGCATGGAAAAGCCGAAGTGTTGAGAGATGTTTCGTCCCAAAATGATTACATATGGATGCAGCGTATAGCAACTGGTGGACGACATTACATAAATACTTGATGGATTATCGTTCATGAAATGGTAAtggatataaacatatattggGTGTAAAGTCTAGAGAACTCTCAAAATATCATGTAAAGAATCAAATTGGCCAATGTCCCTTCGAACAGAGTTATACATTTTTTAGGACTGTACTCTCTGGATAGATATATACGTGTAAGACAATCAAGTCTAGCTTTAGTGATGATAGCAATTAAAATTGTTGAGCAATTTCGAGTCCGACTTTGAGAGATTGAAGCCCTGCTGGCACAAGAGTAAAAAAAGGAACAGAAACAAAACTTGGCGGTGGCTAGCGTGAAATGTGCAAAGACAAAAGGGTTtatgaatacattttaatttataagCCATTTTTAACAGATTCGACCAGAAGAAAAGACACAAAGCCTTCATTACAGTGATGAACGCTCAACTTCAGGTCGcaagtgaggcagtgtcaagacAGACATTTGGAATgtcgacataataacgaaaccgcgATTAGAAACCCCAAaccaacagagaataccgacataataacgaaaccgtaattctaactcaaaataaTACAGGGAATACCGACAAAATAACGAAACAGTTATTCGaactaaaaaaacaaacagaataccgacataataacgaaaccataattctaactcaaaaataACAGAGAATATATAACGTTCTTTTGTGCCAATGGTATATTTCATTCATTCCAGGTTTGTCATTTACCTGTAAacgacaaaaataaaaataaaataaaaagaataaaacgACACACCAGAAAATGGTTTATCTGATGTCAGTTGGTTCGGTTACCACAAAAAATAGTCAAACGACAGAACgttatatgtaaaaaaaaataatatgattgtTGTATGTGCCGCATGAAAAGCAACAGGTGCTGCAAACAGAGCAACAGGTGCCTCAACGGCAAATACAAGACTTTGTCTTCAAGCATTCATATATTTGAACATCTGTCTAGCTAATGTTGAGGTTTGTAATTTATCAACAGGATTGTTGAACAGTGCAAGGTAATGGCAGTTCATTGTCTGAAAAGGATCTTTGCTAAAATTACAGATTCTTTTTGATTGCTATATTACTGATAGCTTTCTATGATGACTTCCTCCTGTGAATAGCTCATTGATAAACTCATTATTACGAGGATCTTTTGAAGCTGAAGACAAGATATCATCTTTCACGATCTGGTTTCTCACGATAATGTCTAGAAATGAGTCctggtctatatatatatatggattcCTTGTATGAACTCTACTTCTGGTGAAACAGTTGTCTTGATAACATCACACAGAGGCTGACATCTTTTATAAAGCCATATGATTCACTGTGGTGGAAGTGAATTATATCTGTGCAGTGTTGATGGAGCATCTTGACTAAAAACGTTTTCCCACAGTCGGCCCGGAAATGTTTGTCGTAAATGAATGCTTGAAGACAAAGTCTTGTATATTCCATCGAGACACCTGTTGCTCTTTATGCGGCACCTGCGGAAACACTAGCGACTTATTTTGGTACTTGTTCTCATGGTGTGGACTGTTTGATTTAATACATACATTTCatctgtgttttattttgatcGATGCTTATCCTTCCATCTGTGCCGCAAAAAGTGATTTACCAAGAGCATTTTTTGTGGTAACTGAACCAACTGATAAACCATTTTCTTTTGTGtcgttttattttttcaatttattttttatctgtcTTGTTTACGGGTAAATGATAAATCTGGAATGAATGAAACATTGGCACAAAAAAAATTGGCCTATAATAGTTGTGATGTAAATGAATCAGCTGTACAATTTTAGGGGAACGTTACAGCTAAACGTAAAGTGAGGTAGGCTCACTTCCTACCTTACAGGGGAATTCGATCCTTTGATCTGACCCTCTTGGATGCTCTTGAGGAGAGCGTATTATATAGGGATATATGAACGTTTGTCTGTCTTGTTGTTTTCGGCTGATTGAATTACCGTTGATCATGATAAGAAGGGACCTTTCTAAACATTACCTGACGCTATTCATAAGTATTTAAATACAATAAGTTTTTGCCCACTTGATAATTCCTTTTAAACTGTTGTACAGAGGATATAGATACCTATAATCACTGTCAAACTGCCTTGTCACCAAACTCTGAACGCCACCATAAACTGTCTGCCAGCATATCTGACCCGCCACCATAAACTGCTTCCGCCATATCTGGACCTGCCACCATATCTGGACCTGACCTGTCATGACCGTGATCATGACCCCTTGACCTATGACCCTTGACCTAACTCAATAAACTGTCACCATACATACACCCTTGCTGCTGATAACGAAATCGTAATAATAACTCAAAAAAGCTAAAACATAAATCCATCCATGTGATTTCATTGTGCCggataaaatattgataatattcatataaCTCATATTTGTCTCTAAATACATTTGTGGTAATGCATAGACAAAAATGCAGATCATATGATGAAGAGATGAACTTTTGTTCaccatttgaaataaaataatatttaccGGATTGTAGAGACAGGACCGTCATGTTACTCAAACCAGTTCCGTTACAGTTGGTAGCTGTACACAGGTACTGTCCGTGATCGCCGATGGTTGTTTTACGGATAATTAATGTTGGAGAAAGAATTGAGCCTCCAAAGTACTGTTTGTTGTCAAATTCTATTGGAATGTCTTCATCGTCTTCTTTTTTAAACC
This genomic interval carries:
- the LOC117332524 gene encoding uncharacterized protein LOC117332524 gives rise to the protein MEEDNAKLLQTYKRDLETYRTDLEQKVQECKKALQRGSHFNVGYDIHYPVNIPLQPTLGMATFTPNRTPGECLKKALGEVTISAQSQGRVPHGNDRLVGSSGERLSTTSQQPSQKFQTPPVQQRSKKRKEEFGPIYTLLTKTKQFREWTSRCQISSACPNMDDQLWTCDNYRDSLTLFDREGNTIQEVKHDTRIWDISLSPITNTLWACDWEHNISELVSGRLEHRFSTYEKPECICITASNHVIVGMAGQISKFTTKGELLPTTSATAAGEPLVSLPYRVSECRLTHNLAMIVLNDESVCCDGNQHMLVVMDTHFKELFVYDGEVPDTYQPTSQSGDKPFEPRDVVLTMQVTLS